The genomic region CCGGGATCGTGGCATGGGCGGGTGCCGGCTTGGCGAACGCGCAAGCGCCGGCGGCGCCGCCGTCCGCCTCCTTCACGCTCGAGCAGGCGCTGAGCTACCCGTATCCGCTGGCGATCAGGGCGAGCCGTTCGGGAGAGCGCGTCGCGTGGATCGAGAACCGGCGCGGGGTGCGCAACGTGTGGGCGGCCGAAGGGCCGTCATGGAAGCCGCGCCGTCTGACGGACGACGACGCCGACGACGGGCAGGAGCTGACGAATCTGCAGTTCTCGCGCGACGGCCGGCGTCTCGTCTGGACGCGGGGAGGCGACCACGACGCGAACTGGCCCTCGCCCGGCGGCATCGAGCCGAACCCGGCGCTCGGCACGGAGAAGCCGGCGATCGCGATCTTCGGCGCCGATTTCGAGAAGGGGAAGGCGAGGAAGCTCGCCGAAGGCGACGCGCCGGCGATCTCCCCCGACGGCGAACGCGTGGCGTTCCTCAAGGACCACCAGGCGTGGTCGGTTCCTTTCGACGGGAAGAAGGAAGCCGCGCCTCTCTTCTTTTGCCGCGGCGAAACGGGTTCGCTGGTCTGGTCCCCGGACGGCCGGCGCCTCGCGTTCGTCTCCGACCGCGGCGACCACAGCCTCATCGGGATCTTCGCGTCGGAAAGAGAGCCGATCCGGTTCGTCGATCCCTCGATCTCGCGCGACTCGAACCCGGTCTGGTCGCCCGACGGGTCCCGCATCGCGTTCGTCCGCGAGCCGGGAGCGGGGGGCCCGCCCGAGAAGCTCTTCGAGGAGGATCCGCATCCGTGGAGCATCCGGACGGCCGATGCCGCGACCGGGAAAGCGCATGCCGTCTGGTCTTCGCCCGAGACGCTCGAAGGCTCCGTTCCCGAAACCGATGCCGGCCCGAGCCTCGACTGGGCGGCGGGCGATCGCCTCGTCTTCCTCTCCGAGATCGACGGATGGCCACACCTCTACT from Thermoanaerobaculia bacterium harbors:
- a CDS encoding DPP IV N-terminal domain-containing protein; this encodes MKRTVRAGLAGIVAWAGAGLANAQAPAAPPSASFTLEQALSYPYPLAIRASRSGERVAWIENRRGVRNVWAAEGPSWKPRRLTDDDADDGQELTNLQFSRDGRRLVWTRGGDHDANWPSPGGIEPNPALGTEKPAIAIFGADFEKGKARKLAEGDAPAISPDGERVAFLKDHQAWSVPFDGKKEAAPLFFCRGETGSLVWSPDGRRLAFVSDRGDHSLIGIFASEREPIRFVDPSISRDSNPVWSPDGSRIAFVREPGAGGPPEKLFEEDPHPWSIRTADAATGKAHAVWSSPETLEGSVPETDAGPSLDWAAGDRLVFLSEIDGWPHLYSVRESGGAPMLLTPGKFMVDAIALTPDRRQVVYVANTGADADDDDRRHLFRVPVDSAGPVPMTSGAGLEWMPAVTGDGSSVVFVAAGPKAPPQPAVIPIGGGAPRLLAPQEVPADFPVDRLVVPRKVVFEAPDGLTIHGQIFETAG